aattattaatttactatttcaattttaataaatgtacatatacatagctATATATATGCAACTGTTATTCAAGacgttacataaaataaacattctaAACAAACATTACAGGTTTTGGATAAAGCAAAATTAAGCTTAAAAGATATAGGAGTATGGGAAATACACGAAGCGTTTGCTGGACAAATTTGTGCTAATCTAAAAGCGTTAGATTCGGATTTATTCGCACAAAAGTATTTGAATAGGAGTTCAAAAGTTGGAATACCAGATCTGAGTAAGTGGAATGCTTGGGGCGGATCTTTGTCGATCGGTCATCCGTTTGCTGCTACAGGAGTAAGATTAGCAACGCACACTGCTAATCGACTTATCAAAGAGGATCAACAATTTGGGCTCATCGCAGCCTGTGCTGCTGGTGGACAggtaaattacaaatttatacattatatatcttttatattataaataattttcatgtatgcattttatttacttttatatttattaatattttatagggAGTTGGTATGATCATGGAAAGATACCCTGGTGCTACAGTTtgatcggttttttttttttttttttttttttttttttggaaaaatataatttatatttaaaaataaaaatttaatattaaaaaataaatatttttttactggaGAGAAAATAATCATTGGATATTGTTgcagattttataaaaagataattttgtaataaattgtttatatacaatagatttatgcattaaataataaaatgttacagcactgtgttaaatatattgctCTTTTCTTGCTACTCGAGTGAGTTATGTAGAAAAGAAGGCAATAGATTTGCAGTCAAATGATGTCTCACACCACTGTCCAGTATTTCCTTTATATCCTGACAACCTTGTAATGCGCGTTGCTTGAGCGCTTCCAAACGTGATAAATGTAATCTCTGTCCTGCTCCGTGTGCTACTACTATCAAACCACTCCCATCTACTTCAACTTCGTGGTTTGTTTCTGGTAATGCGACAACAGACAAGGTAACTCCTGGTGAACATTCTTCTACAAAATTCGCGTCTAATACTCCTGTTGCTAATGTCTTATCTTCTTCGTCTTCAGTTGTCAGTTTGTTAATAAGAGATACGGTACATCCTACAGCATAATTCTGtaacaagaaatttattttgtaaataataatatgaagtttgcattttttatattaagttatgTAAAaaggagaatatatttttttagatatcaaCCTTAATAGGAATTCCAGCATCGATCAATGCAAGTGTTGATGCATTCACAGATGCGCAATAATCACTACCATCGACTTGTAGAACTTCTACAAAGACATCAATTTGAGAACGTGGATATAACTCTAAGTGTATTATGGCTTCCATCGCATGGCGTAACTGAGCTGATCTCTCTTGAGACTTCCAGTCGCCCCTAGGTCTTCGCTTCCGTTCTCCAGAGGTAAAACTAAATACAGCCATACTGTACTGGCAATTTATGAGAGCTTTTGTACTATTTCTTGATATGTTGCTTTTCGGCTAAATCATGTAACAGAAATATACAGATATTACACTGCAATTTAAGAGataacaatacatatataaaataatattttaaagaattacattcatgttttatattggacagaaaaaagttataaaggaGGAAAcatgtgtaaaaaatgttaaaaaactaCTTGtcatattgatataattcttttaaaacgtacacttttaaatatatgtgtttgtAACTTCTCTCAACTGAGATGCcgtatatttaacaattaacatgcttctctaaatattattatagatattagtttataattatatatatatatatatatatatatatatatatagatagaataatacatagatattaggttataattataatttctaattatagatattaattcCAACCTGATGAGGACCGTACACCGCGGCCAAAACTTTCGTGTTGCCATGCTCTATGTAAGCACTGCCATCGGCTTGACCGAACACTCCCATTCGCATACGGATCTGCCTCAATTCTAATGCTCGTCTACCATCAGTGCGTAGTCCACCTCGGCTGTCATTCTGATCTGGTTCCGTCATCTTTTTTCAATTGACACTGTACGAATTAGCGATGGACCTAAACATACACACGTGGGCATAAATTACGCCGCCATTTATTTACAAACGAAGAGGTTATGACAATCATGCTCTAACCTAACCTGACACAGGGTATATCATATGGCACGTGTCACGATATATATCGATTGTGCATATATGTACGAAGAAATCTAACTTCGTTCCAAGGAAGttcaaaaaataagaaaagaaaagtttacagcacaattaattaatttttctaatgtaatgtatatacgtatgatATACatgtctaaataatatatttcacgttTTAAAAATCTGCGACAAACATAATCGAAATGCAGAATCGAATACGTTCATTCTGTTGTCAAGAGGTTAACCATAACCTAACCATTGTTGTTGGTAAACAAATATGACGTTTGTGACTCGCTCAATTTGTGGAACATGAAGAGGATTAAAATCGTGCCGGACAGGCCGAATCGCCTCTTCGAGATCTGGTTGGAAGAGTGGAGAAACGACGCGATGCTTCGAAACTCCGAGCTGTGCAATCTATTCACGAAGGCTTTGGAATCGCTGAAGCGATACCCGCTTCCCTTGGAATCCGGAAAAGAATGTATAATCTTGCAACATTTCGGCACGAAATTGTGCTCGATGTTGGACAAAAAATTAGAGGAGCAAAGAAGACACGAATCAGCGAAAACAACTGAGTTTTTTGAAGCTGTTGATAAGGCGGACTGTATTGCTGCGTCCAGCAAGCCACCCTTGGGTGATAAAGTTGTTGAAGTACAGGAGAAAACAACAAGAGCGATTAGACAAGCTAAGAGCACGAAACAGAATGCACcgaaaaaattagtaaatgtaaatgaaattgCGGAAAATGAGggacaaatttatttagagcctaatacttttgatattatattattggtGGATACTCAAGAAACTTGcgggtaaatatttatagtacagttcatttatattgttatctataaaaaagttttagctACATGAGGTTTATTTCAGTGGAAAAACAAAACCTCAACATGATGCTACGCTTAAGGAATTGACACAGCTTGGTGTATTGTTTGAAGTGCGTCATTTAAAGGTTGGTGATTTTACATGGATTGCCAGATGTAGAAGAATGAAAGATGAATTAGTCATACCTTATATAATAGAGAGAAAACGAATGGATGATTTAAGTGCAAGCATTATAGATGGGAGATTTCATGAACAAAAGGTATTTTAGGGATGTAATTATCATTCCGTATACTTACGTTTCTGCATATTAATTACCCATTTCTTCATTCTATATTTCAGTTTCGATTGAAGCAATCTGGTATTGAGAATCTCATGTACATAGTGGAGAGTATTGACAAGAGTTCCCGATTTTCTATACCGCTTCCATCATTGTTACAGGCTTctgtaaattgtttaatacaaGATGGttttactgtaaaatatacaagGAATCATAAAGATTCTATGTCATATATATCATGTGTGACAAAgactctaattaaaatttacaaggtaaggaacattttataattatattgtaagacatatatataatataataaaataatatcaatatatataaattataattaataattcataataataaaattatcattttattttagggTAAAAAACTTGTTGGATGTAAGAAAGAACAACTTTTCCAGACTAATGATTTAAGTAGCACAATACATCTTATAGAGTTCAAAGAATTCAATAAAGTGTCTTCCAAACAGAGAGTATGtattagatattttcaaagtagttcatgcaaataaaattccacGATTTTCTATtgatatattcttcttttagaaatttaaagtaaGCGAAATGTTTATTCGTCAATTATTACAACTGAAAGGCATGTCCATAGACAAAGCGACAGCAATTGTGGAACATTACCCCTCGCCACAGATTCTGATCATAGCTTTGGAAAATTCTGCTAACGGTGAgcaattattagcaaatattcAAGTCGGTGATAAAAAACGGCAACTTGGATCTACTATCAGTAAGGCCGTTTATCAGCTTTACACGACGATCGAGTTGAGTTGACTAATAAACAGAAACATATCTGaatattatttcgtttatatttatttcatttgtaaataatatttaataatttttgcgtatatattttcatcacTATATCCTTTCTAGATAGTAATAacgattttaaagaaataaaaaattattataataaaataattggagtGTACatgtaagaaagagagaaagtagaAAACTCGTAAGTAAGATATGTCTTACAATATTGCTTCCACAATGTGGTATATCACACAcattatctctcttttataaaaataatattttatacctcGCCACAATGTCGTTCGAGAAATGGAGAGAAATTTTCAGGCGGAGAAAAGTCTGAAAAATAGCGAAAAGTTAGttagaaaatttgttataataattttcttatttcttcggggaaaaaaaggaaattgcgctacaattttttatgctCGTCTGCGTCTTCCCCATGGAATATAATACTTAAAGAAACGGATCGATGCTATTAgcaatttaatacaattgtgTATGGAAAGTGTGAATACGCGTTCGGTAAATAAGAGAGTAATTTGCGATACTTTTATTCCCCCTCGCACTAAGGGAAGTAAGAGAATTTTCTGGCGTGAAATATAGTAACGGAGAGGGAGATTATTATGGCGTGTTTCTCTCGCGTGTCCCAGATCTTTCTCAGTCGTTGACGGACCATCGAAGTAGATGGAATTCTCTCTGGATCGGTACTACAAGTTAAATCGCCTGCTGTTGTCCGTAATCGGACTATGGCCTTATCAGAGTGCGATAAACGCTTGGATCAAACGAGTGTCTATAGCTTCTCTTTTGCTCTGGTGGATAGTCGGTCAggtattttgatataaatctgTATGCGCTTTTTCTTCGAcgtttcgaaatttttattaaattttgttcgtTTGATCGAGTattcacattttaatataattcgatagacaaatttctatttgtctcaatgatttttttataacgcgAAGAATAAGTTTAAtggaagataaaatatttgttcttcTATAGTTTGTTAAAATGTGTATGTCGGAATCGACTGTGGCTTTTACACTCGATTGTTTGGGCGTTAACATTCCTTCGACTggtatattattgcaattctGTGATCGTATGATTATCAACAGCAGAGTAAGAAATATCTGATATGAATGTTTCTGTGTACTGATCAAaatgtgatataataaataataatatcgtttttttttccactACGATATAACTTGCGAACGGAATGAGCGTTTTAATTTACAGTTGAGAAGTTTGCTCGACCATATTAAAGCCGATTGGGGACGCATTAGGAGACATgatgagattaaaattatgcaagAATATGCTAGGAGCGCAAACAAAATCACGAAACTGTTTTTGTGTAAGTGAAATCGTGATCTCaatattacaaagtaaaaataattataatatttacagaaaattaatatttttatctttaatattttattcaaaagatAGTGGTTTCCAGATTGTTTTgctgatatataattaattttaattgagtttACGCTTTTCAGTTTACATATTCATAGGTGCAAATGGTTATATCTTTATGTTTTCCTTTCCGCAAATTCTCGATGTATTTCTACCGCTGAACGAATCACGTCCACGTGAGCAACCGATTAACATTGACTTTTTCATTGACGAAGAGAAATACTTTTATCTTATCCGATTTCTAATAtgtgtgttattattattatcaatggaAATAATTCTTGCCAACGCGGCTTTATTCGTTGTTTATATGCAACATGCCAGTGGAATGTTTACCGCACTAGGGTTTGCGctttttccatatatttttcttctctaatctgttctatacatttttagtttttataattttttttatacttataccttgtttaaaattttttgtgatCATGCTTAGCTTTTGAGcgttaacttttaattatggGAAATAACTACTCTGTGTGTAAATGTATGtgcatgattattttatctcaaatatctgaaaatatatagcaccagaatataaatatataataataataatttagcatATAGAacatatatgtcaaaataattatatatatagttaacgTTGCACAGACAAATATGGCGctcaattagaaaatatattgaaaagatGAGCTAAGCATGCTTACAGGTGCAAAGGATTCAATCCAGGAATGAGATAAGTCCACTTATGTTcgttcattttaaatattatgttgcattatttaaaaaatgataaattttataaaatatatatttatcccaTATTTTGCATTGAATCCTTTATTTGGAATTATGTATCGAAAATGTAGTCTtcttattcatatatacactgaaaaaaaataatgttgaatcaaCAACACCattagaattgaaatttatttcattaattcaaattgaatgaatgaataaaataaataaattccaaCTACAATGATGTTGTTGATTCAACactatttttttcagtgtatcATTCTtgtgcatatttatatttatataggtaCCGCGCAGAGCGGTTATTTAGCGAAAGTTCCTCCAATGCTGGACGATCCATCCGTggatttcgaaataaaaaagaatacagaaACATTGTTCTTTTTGTCGAGGATCATCACAGCGTTACACAGTTAGTAATCCTTTGACAATATCGTACGTATTTGCTGATGTGTACGCGTAAGATGACAgtacaaaatgataaataataaaataagagacTTCTTCGTTTTCTCTCCAGGTACGTTCTACGCCGAGTAAATACATGATACACTGCAAGTATCAATCTTTCTTATCGAGATTAA
This sequence is a window from Anoplolepis gracilipes chromosome 10, ASM4749672v1, whole genome shotgun sequence. Protein-coding genes within it:
- the Ski6 gene encoding exosome complex component RRP41, whose amino-acid sequence is MTEPDQNDSRGGLRTDGRRALELRQIRMRMGVFGQADGSAYIEHGNTKVLAAVYGPHQPKSNISRNSTKALINCQYSMAVFSFTSGERKRRPRGDWKSQERSAQLRHAMEAIIHLELYPRSQIDVFVEVLQVDGSDYCASVNASTLALIDAGIPIKNYAVGCTVSLINKLTTEDEEDKTLATGVLDANFVEECSPGVTLSVVALPETNHEVEVDGSGLIVVAHGAGQRLHLSRLEALKQRALQGCQDIKEILDSGVRHHLTANLLPSFLHNSLE
- the Mus81 gene encoding LOW QUALITY PROTEIN: crossover junction endonuclease MUS81 (The sequence of the model RefSeq protein was modified relative to this genomic sequence to represent the inferred CDS: inserted 2 bases in 1 codon), encoding MKRIKIVPDRPNRLFEIWLEEWRNDAMLRNSELCNLFTKALESLKRYPLPLESGKECIILQHFGTKLCSMLDKKLEEQRRHESAKTTEFFEAVDKADCIAASSKPPLGDKVVEVQEKTTRAIRQAKSTKQNAPKKLVNVNEIAENEGQIYLEPNTFDIILLVDTQETCGGKTKPQHDATLKELTQLGVLFEVRHLKVGDFTWIARCRRMKDELVIPYIIERKRMDDLSASIIDGRFHEQKFRLKQSGIENLMYIVESIDKSSRFSIPLPSLLQASVNCLIQDGFTVKYTRNHKDSMSYISCVTKTLIKIYKGKKLVGCKKEQLFQTNDLSSTIHLIEFKEFNKVSSKQRKFKVSEMFIRQLLQLKGMSIDKATAIVEHYPSPQILIIALENSANGEQLLANIQVGDKKRQLGSTIIYIFIGANGYIFMFSFPQILDVFLPLNESRPREQPINIDFFIDEEKYFYLIRFLICVLLLLSMEIILANAALFVVYMQHASGMFTALGYRAERLFSESSSNAGRSIRGFRNKKEYRNIVLFVEDHHSVTQFVDNIQSSYSRSLFFEYLFFVILIGLTLIQIFGTGYSSDRPIRAIGFMGGQLFYLLMFSYMGQRIIDTSAELYMKIYCGKWHNMSVWKQKIMLFIMIKCMRTVSINSYINLYTLSLESFAAVSNKSRLXIIKPSPFPR